GTACGAATCGCCACCAGCGGCCACCCAGCCCATGGCGAATCATGCCGCCCGCCTGAGACCAGCTCCCCGCTTCCTGGAATTTGCTGGCCAACCAGAAAAAGCCCTTGGAGCGAAGAAGCCGGCCGTTGTCCCATTCCTTGTGGATAAAGTCGTAAAAGCGCTGTGGGTGAAGGGGCCTGCGTGCTGTCCAGGTACCTGATGCAATGCCGTACTCTTCGGTTTCAGGTACATGCTCACCCCGCAATTCCTGCAACCAGCCCGGCGCCTGCGCGGCCAGATCGAAGTCGAACAGCCCGGTATCGAGGATTCGCCCGAGTGGCACCTGGCCCATGACCATCGGCACGATCTGCGCACGCGCATTAAGGCTGCGCAAAATGGCCGTGAGCTCTTCACGCTCATGTCGGCTGATGAGGTCGATCTTGCTCAACAGCAGCACGTCGGCGAACTCGACCTGCTCGATCAGCAAGTCGCTGATCGATCGCTCGTCATCTTCACCCAGGGTTTCTCCACGGCTCGCGAGGCTATCGGCCGCTTGGTAATCGCGTATGAAATTCACCCCATCAACCACGGTGACCATGGTGTCCAGGCGCGCCATGTCGGACAGGCTGCGACCCTGCTCGTCGCGGAAGGTGAACGTCTCGGCTACGGGCAACGGCTCCGAGATGCCGGTGGATTCGATCAACAGGTAATCGAAGCGGCCTTCCTGGGCCAGCCGCGCCACCTCTTCCAGCAAGTCCTCACGCAAGGTGCAGCAGATGCAACCGTTGCTCATCTCTACCAGCTTTTCCTCTGCACGGTTGAGGCTGATATTGCGTTGCACCTCACTGGCGTCGATGTTGATCTCACTCATGTCGTTAACGATCACCGCGACCCGAAGTTGGTCGCGATTGCGCAATACATGGTTAAGCAAAGTGCTTTTGCCGGCACCGAGGAAACCGGAGAGCACAGTGACGGGAAGACGATCAAGCATGGTGAAACCTCTTCAGGCGGGCGCATTCGAACGATGCATTGCACAATGTTATAAAGTAACAATACAATTTCGCCAAGCCGTATTCGTCGGAAGGGCTTTCGAAGATGCCGCTGACACTCTCTTGCCTGGTGACCCCATGAACAGCCTCAAGCTTCCCGATATCGCCGCACAAAAACTGTTGCACGTCACGCCGTTGGACTGGGTTGGAATGTGCGCAATTGCGCTACCCATTCAGTTGGAAGGGCGCCATGTGGCGGCCATGGCGGACGCAGGAGTTAATCTGGTGGACGGCAAGTCCCGGGGCATTCACATGTCCAGACTCTACTTGGCACTGGAGCAATTGGAACACCAAGCACTGACTCCGCTCGCGATCCACCAGTTGCTGGCAGACTTTCTCGCGAGCCATGAAGGGCTATCCACTGCGGCCCATTTGCGATTGAGCTTTGAACATCTATTGAAACGCCCCGCGCTGGTCAGCCCTTTGGCGGGCTGGAAGAGCTACCAGGTGAGCGTCGACGCGAGGCTGGAGAACGAAATGTTCCACGTGGAACTATCTGTGCGAGTGCCTTACTCCTCTACCTGCCCTTGCTCTGCAGCTTTAGCGCGGCAGTTGATCCAGAGGCAGTTCGAGGCAGACTTCAGCGGAGAAGTTTTGAACCGGGAATCTGTACTCGCATGGCTCGGCAGTAGCCAAGGCATTGTGGCCACGCCACACAGTCAGCGGAGCCAAGCGTCTGTTCAGCTGCGCTTGCGCAACAACCTGGATACTGTGCCGGTTACCGAACTCATCGACGCCGTTGAGGCTAGTCTCGGTACAGCCGTTCAAACCGCCGTGAAACGTGCAGACGAACAAGCCTTCGCCTTGGCCAACGGACAGAACCTGATGTTCTGTGAAGATGCCGCTCGACGAATTCATCAAGCGCTGAGAGAGCTGGACATTGCCACTGCATTTACCCTTCGCGTGGAACATGCAGAGAGCCTGCATGCCCACGACGCAGTCGCCAGCAGCCAATGGCAATGGTAGATGTCAGCTTCGGGGTTTGACTGTTCCACAGTCGCTGCCGAGCCAGACAGCCCGGGTATTCATACTGCCCTGTTGCTGCACACCAGACGCATTGAAAGTACCGCTGACCTGGGTGGTGAATTCCTTGTCACTCAAGAAGGTAGCCTGGCCGGTGCCCTGCGCTTTGGGACAGCTGAACTGAAACTTCCAGACATTCCCTGTGCGGTCGGTGATTTTTTGAGTGCAGCCAGACTTCGGGTCTTGCAGCGGAATGTCGTTCGTCTGCACCTGTTCCTGTGTCAGGCATGAACGCACGCCGTTACCACCCACCGTGATGCCCTGCTTGGCCAGTACTCCTTCCATCATCGCCCGTTGCTCCGGTGGCAAGTTCTTGAGCTGCCCCAGCATGAACTGCATGTCAGGCAACGGCTTGCCATCGACCTGCATGTTGCTGGTGGTCAACTCCCACAACCCGGGTTGCAACATCTGCGCGTGCACCAGTGGGCTGCTCAAGCCAAGGGCCAGTGCCATCAGTGGCAGACGAATCTTCATGGACCAACGCTCCTCGAAAAAGCCGGCCAACGGGCCGGGCTGAGCCTTAGACGCCAAATCCGCTTTCAGGTTGCAAGGCGGGCCTGGAACGTGTTCTGTTATCCGCTGTGTATTCGGCAAGCAGGATGCGTATGGATTACCACAGCCCCTACTTCTTCGGCTACGTGCTCGGCATCATTCACTTGCTTGGCATCATCGCAGCGCTGCATGCGGTGTTCACTGTACGTACCGCCCAGGGTGCAATTGCCTGGGCCATGTCGCTGATCTTCATCCCCTACTTCACCCTGATCCCCTACCTGATCTTCGGTGCGCGTTCGTTCTATGCCTATATCCAGGCCCGCCGCCAGGCCAACCAGGAAATGCACGTTGCCATGGCCAACCTCAACTGGCGCCCCTGGGTGGAAGAGGCACTCACTGCACGTGAGTCTGGCAGCTACGCCGCCTTGCGCGCCATGCCTAAGCTTGGCCGCATGCCCTGCCTGGCCAACAATCAGGTCAAGCTGCTGATCGATGGCACCGCTACGTTCGATGCCATCTTCGCCGCCATTGCCCAGGCGCGCGAAGTGGTGCTGGTACAGTTCTTCATCATCCATGACGACAAGATCGGCAAGGCCTTGCAGCAACTGCTGCTGCGCAAGGCAGCCGAAGGCGTGCAGGTGTTCGTCTTGTATGACCGAGTCGGCAGCCATGCCCTTCCCGCCAGCTATAGCCAGGTGCTGCGCGAAGGCGGCGTGCAGATCCACGCATTCGCTACCCGCCGGGGCCTGTTCAATCGCTTTCAGGTGAACTTCCGCAACCATCGCAAGATTGTCGTGGTCGATGGCGTTGCCGGATTCATCGGCGGGCACAACGTGGGCGACGAATACCTCGGCGCCCACCCGCGTCTTTCGCCCTGGCGTGACACCCATGTGCAGATCAGCGGGCCGGTTCTGGCGTGCCTGCAGGAGTCTTTTGCCGAAGACTGGTACTGGGCAACCCGGCAATTGCCGCCGCTGATCCTACCCGATGCCTACCCCGACAACGGGGTACTTTGCCAAGCACTCGCCAGCGGCCCGGCCGACCCGCAAGAGACCTGTTCGCTGTTCTTCCTTGAGGCAATCCATTCCGCGACTCGGCGGGTATGGATCACCAGCCCGTACTTCATCCCCGACGAGGCTGTCTTTGCAGCCATGCGTCTGGCCGTACTTCGCGGAGTGGATGTACGCATCCTCATCCCGGCACGCCCGGACCACCGAATCGTCTATGCCGCCTCCAGCCTGTTCGCATTCGAGGCGGTGCGGGCAGGCGTGCGCATGTTCCGCTACCAACCGGGCTTCCTGCATCAGAAGGTGGTATTGGTGGATGA
The Pseudomonas sp. KU43P genome window above contains:
- the zigA gene encoding zinc metallochaperone GTPase ZigA — encoded protein: MLDRLPVTVLSGFLGAGKSTLLNHVLRNRDQLRVAVIVNDMSEINIDASEVQRNISLNRAEEKLVEMSNGCICCTLREDLLEEVARLAQEGRFDYLLIESTGISEPLPVAETFTFRDEQGRSLSDMARLDTMVTVVDGVNFIRDYQAADSLASRGETLGEDDERSISDLLIEQVEFADVLLLSKIDLISRHEREELTAILRSLNARAQIVPMVMGQVPLGRILDTGLFDFDLAAQAPGWLQELRGEHVPETEEYGIASGTWTARRPLHPQRFYDFIHKEWDNGRLLRSKGFFWLASKFQEAGSWSQAGGMIRHGLGGRWWRFVPREHWPQDEQGTAEILKHWTTETGDCRQELVFIGQNIDFTTLSTALDTCLLNDEEMALGPMGWLRLADPFGPWHAEEAA
- the folE2 gene encoding GTP cyclohydrolase FolE2, encoding MNSLKLPDIAAQKLLHVTPLDWVGMCAIALPIQLEGRHVAAMADAGVNLVDGKSRGIHMSRLYLALEQLEHQALTPLAIHQLLADFLASHEGLSTAAHLRLSFEHLLKRPALVSPLAGWKSYQVSVDARLENEMFHVELSVRVPYSSTCPCSAALARQLIQRQFEADFSGEVLNRESVLAWLGSSQGIVATPHSQRSQASVQLRLRNNLDTVPVTELIDAVEASLGTAVQTAVKRADEQAFALANGQNLMFCEDAARRIHQALRELDIATAFTLRVEHAESLHAHDAVASSQWQW
- a CDS encoding DUF3617 domain-containing protein — encoded protein: MKIRLPLMALALGLSSPLVHAQMLQPGLWELTTSNMQVDGKPLPDMQFMLGQLKNLPPEQRAMMEGVLAKQGITVGGNGVRSCLTQEQVQTNDIPLQDPKSGCTQKITDRTGNVWKFQFSCPKAQGTGQATFLSDKEFTTQVSGTFNASGVQQQGSMNTRAVWLGSDCGTVKPRS
- the cls gene encoding cardiolipin synthase encodes the protein MDYHSPYFFGYVLGIIHLLGIIAALHAVFTVRTAQGAIAWAMSLIFIPYFTLIPYLIFGARSFYAYIQARRQANQEMHVAMANLNWRPWVEEALTARESGSYAALRAMPKLGRMPCLANNQVKLLIDGTATFDAIFAAIAQAREVVLVQFFIIHDDKIGKALQQLLLRKAAEGVQVFVLYDRVGSHALPASYSQVLREGGVQIHAFATRRGLFNRFQVNFRNHRKIVVVDGVAGFIGGHNVGDEYLGAHPRLSPWRDTHVQISGPVLACLQESFAEDWYWATRQLPPLILPDAYPDNGVLCQALASGPADPQETCSLFFLEAIHSATRRVWITSPYFIPDEAVFAAMRLAVLRGVDVRILIPARPDHRIVYAASSLFAFEAVRAGVRMFRYQPGFLHQKVVLVDDEVSAIGSANLDNRSFRLNFEITLLTVDRAFADQVESMLMADFEQSREITAEDSRDTHRLQQLGMRIARLISPIL